From Melitaea cinxia chromosome 23, ilMelCinx1.1, whole genome shotgun sequence, the proteins below share one genomic window:
- the LOC123665010 gene encoding uncharacterized protein LOC123665010, giving the protein MVPKYLLVLTLAVAVSARTASTNHNKIEEARSSEDTVLGDLKLAYETYRDCSGSDLSSCLKVKLAKSLNRISKSDEISILNGVKITKNNEAVKNVEVEEAIPRGLDESSLDNLILDKIVGFMQTHTIQVNFPTGSDLQRAFAEDRGRRKKLAPLLAIPLLIGGMLVPLAFGALALLAGKALIVSKLALVLAGIIGLKKLLSSNGTGEAHEVVVSAGHGGAGWSRSLESAHDLAYNAYTQ; this is encoded by the exons ATGGTGCCCAAATATCTCCTCGTATTGACCTTGGCAGTAGCCGTCAGTGCAAGAACTGCATCAACAAACCATAACAAAATTGAAGAGGCGAGGAGTTCAGAGGACACCGTTTTGGGAGACCTTAAACTCGCATATGAAACATACAGAGATTGCAGTGGCAGCGACCTCTCCAGCTGTCTCAAAGTAAAATTAGCCAAATCATTGAATAGGATATCGAAGAGCGACGAGATTTCCATTCTCAACGGCGTCaagataactaaaaataatgagGCGGTCAAAAACGTGGAAGTCGAAGAAGCGATTCCGAGAGGTCTTGACGAGAGCTCATTGGACAACCTTATCTTGGACAAAATCGTTGGATTCATGCAAACTCATACCATCCAG GTTAATTTCCCAACAGGTTCAGATCTGCAGCGCGCATTTGCTGAAGACCGTGGAAGGAGGAAGAAGCTGGCTCCCCTCCTCGCCATCCCCCTATTGATCGGGGGTATGCTGGTCCCCCTGGCGTTTGGAGCCCTCGCTTTACTGGCTGGCAAGGCCTTGATCGTATCTAAGCTGGCTTTGGTCCTGGCTGGTATCATTGGTTTGAAGAAGCTGCTGTCATCTAACGGCACTGGTGAAGCTCATGAAGTAGTGGTCTCAGCTGGTCATGGAGGAGCTGGGTGGAGCAG GTCCCTTGAAAGTGCCCACGACCTAGCATACAACGCTTACACCCAATAA